The following coding sequences are from one Nicotiana tomentosiformis chromosome 3, ASM39032v3, whole genome shotgun sequence window:
- the LOC104119510 gene encoding putative F-box protein At5g55150, with protein sequence MAQIQQDLLVDWSELQHDLLVLIARRLNLIEDYLSFGTVCKSWHVVVVATKCNFNSDLPRVPWLMLAEEDQEDDKSCCRKFFSLYNSMILKKRIPKATGKRCIESMGWLITVGEDDGEISLLHPFSGVEIELPHQKDYHDHHWMRTSIRKAVLSASPSHTSHYVLMVIEVKFLRFWRSGDLRWTKIKWEEGTHFPYSDIVYFNGHFYALDFTGRIVVCDVTGPEPTKSHVVAQLPFYLGQIRGQTYILESLGSLFVVVRNGCQLRLPKDDFDRIPLTFIQQVENEEYLTYGTLEFIVYRVDLAAGQGTQTRELGGTAFFLGASASLSVQASQFPGIKPNHIYFTDDFLESYIFYEEGGGLDMGVFNLADGSIQPHYEGVSLSRFCPPIWVTPTLS encoded by the coding sequence ATGGCGCAAATTCAACAAGATCTTCTGGTTGATTGGTCCGAACTTCAACATGATCTGCTTGTCTTGATAGCTAGACGTCTAAATTTGATTGAAGACTATCTAAGTTTTGGCACTGTTTGCAAATCCTGGCACGTTGTTGTTGTGGCTACAAAATGCAATTTTAATAGTGATCTACCTAGAGTTCCATGGCTGATGTTAGCCGAAGAAGATCAGGAGGATGATAAAAGTTGCTGTCGAAAATTCTTCAGCCTCTATAACAGCATGATTTTGAAGAAGAGGATTCCGAAAGCCACTGGAAAACGATGTATAGAGTCTATGGGATGGCTTATCACAGTCGGAGAAGATGACGGTGAAATTAGTCTGCTACATCCTTTCTCTGGTGTTGAGATCGAATTGCCGCATCAAAAAGATTATCATGACCACCACTGGATGAGGACCTCTATACGCAAGGCAGTTTTGTCAGCTAGTCCTTCTCATACATCTCACTACGTTCTCATGGTTATTGAGGTGAAGTTCCTTAGATTTTGGAGATCAGGAGATTTGAGATGGACCAAGATTAAGTGGGAAGAAGGGACTCACTTTCCATATTCTGATATTGTGTATTTTAATGGCCACTTTTATGCACTCGATTTTACAGGCCGCATCGTAGTTTGTGATGTTACTGGCCCTGAACCGACTAAAAGTCATGTTGTAGCGCAGCTACCATTCTATCTTGGACAAATTAGAGGTCAGACATACATCCTAGAATCACTAGGATCATTATTTGTAGTTGTGCGAAATGGTTGTCAACTAAGACTCCCCAAAGATGATTTTGATAGGATACCACTGACCTTCATCCAACAAGTTGAGAATGAGGAATACCTAACCTATGGGACACTAGAATTTATAGTTTACCGGGTTGATTTAGCTGCTGGCCAAGGGACCCAAACCAGGGAGTTGGGGGGGACAGCTTTTTTTCTGGGTGCTAGTGCTTCTCTTTCTGTCCAAGCTTCTCAATTTCCAGGAATTAAGCCCAATCATATTTATTTTACTGACGATTTTTTAGAATCATACATCTTCTATGAAGAAGGAGGCGGCCTCGACATGGGGGTCTTCAACTTAGCAGATGGCAGTATCCAGCCTCATTATGAGGGTGTTTCCCTTAGTCGTTTTTGTCCTCCAATTTGGGTCACACCAACTCTCTCTTGA
- the LOC138907992 gene encoding uncharacterized protein, which yields MKKFADRKRRPADYRVGDMVMVKFNPRQFKALRGMHQNLIHKYEGPFKIVAKVGKISYKLDMPSYLKIYHVFHASMLKPYHEDNDDPSRGQSSRAPITITASHDREIEAIIDYQARRKQGQKATAMFLIHWKGQSPEEATWERFEDLWQFKDKIREFMQQHCAVVVATLGGGECDDSPCHHAT from the coding sequence atgaagaagtttgCAGATCGTAAGCGGCGTCCCGCGGACTATAGAGTTGGGGACATGGTCATGGTGAAGTTTAATCCAAGACAGTTTAAGGCACTACGGGGCATGCATCAGAATCTGATTCACAAGTATGAGGGGCCATTTAAGATAGTCGCCAAGGTAGGCAAGATTTCATACAAGCTTGACATGCCatcatatcttaagatctaccatGTCTTCCATGCCAGCATGCTTAAGCCCTATCATGAAGACAATGATGATCCAAGTAGGGGCCAATCAAGTCGAGCGCCTATTACTATCACCGCCTCGCACGACCGGGAGATTGAGGCTATTATTGATTACCAGGCCAGGCGAAAACAAGGGCAAAAAGCCACCGCAATGTTCCTCATCCATTGGAAGGGGCAATCACCGGAGGAGGCCACATGGGAACGTTTTGAAGATTTATGGCAATTCAAAGATAAGATCCGAGAGTTTATGCAGCAACATTGCGCCGTGGTCGTCGCAACATTAGGTGGGGGAGAGTGTGATGACTCGCcatgtcatcatgccacataa